Part of the Deltaproteobacteria bacterium genome, CATGTCCTCGAGGGTCAAGGTCTTTTCCCGCTGGCCTATGGCGCGTGCCTCGTCGCTTCCCCCAATGACAAGGAGGGAGTCAGGGCCGAATCTGCCGACGATCTCGTATGCCTTTTGATACGCCCCCTCGGTTGCCGCAACAATGACCGTCAGGGAACCGACGCCAAGGGCGACGCTCAACAGGCTGAAAACGGCCCGCAAACGAAAGGCATAGACGGCCTGAAGGGATTGACGCAAAAGGCATGATACTTGCATTTCAATCCTGATGCCTTATTTTTTGATATGAACTAAAAAAGTGATGGAGCCCCTAAAATGAAATGCATAAAAAATCCCAACAGACCGACCCAGCCGGCAATCTGCGCCAATTGCAAGCGAAAATGTGCCCATGCGGGCAAGAGGGCCAGGCAAAAGGGATCAGAATCCTAATTCAGCAAGGATGGAATCCCAATCCTTTTGCTGCACCCCTTCCTGAGGGCCTGTGAAAAGGTCCAGTGCCTGCTGTTTTCCTATTTCGGAATCCTTCATGCCTCACCTTCCTCCTGCCCACCGTCCGGGGCGAAATAGCACTGGTCGTCCTTCCATCTGCTTCGCTCCCGCCGGTATCCGAGGAGAAAGGCGGCCGCAAACCCAAGGCCCACGCCGAGGAAGGCGAGAAAAACCCCGGTCGGCGAATGGGCCGTGCCGGACTGGACTGGCTTGCTTTCCCTGCCGCACCATCGGCAGACCAAGGCATCCTTCTTGATTCGTTCCTTGCAGTACGGGCAGATTCTACCGAACATCTCCTCTTCCTCCACGTTTTTGAGACGCGACGGATCGAACGCCTTCGCGTGCAGCGCAGGTGATCTCCGCATCCGACGGCCGGATGTATAAGGGCTCTAAACTCATGATATCATGGGGTGGCTTGCCACGGGAGACTTCCCTTGATGCGATGAACCCGACTGTTGCAGCACGCGGATGTGCGAGGTGGCCGGGGACCGGCACGACCCGATCCCCGAGGGCGTCCTGAAAGATGGAGGCGTATCGCACAAATCCGTCTCCCAAAAAAAAGATCCTTCCCTGGGCCGGGAGAAGGGAAACGAGCCGGGCCGGGGCAAGGGCAAGGGGCGGGCTATCTGGAACAGGTAGGCCCGTTTCTCCGTTGATTCGATACCATGCCCCATAGACCTGGGATTTCCGCGCGTCGAGAACCGGACAGACGATCTCACCGGGTGCAGCAGAGACATGGCTCGCAAGGGCATCGAGCGAAGGGATGCCGTAGAGAGGCACGCCAAGGGAGTAGGCAAAGCCCTTGGCCATGGCAAGCCCGATCCTTAGCCCCGTAAAGCTTCCGGGGCCGATCCCCACGGCTATGTAACGAATCTCCTGCCATGTGACACCGACCCTGGCAAGAAGCCATTCGGCCATAGGAATGAGACGGCGCGAATAGGTCTCGCGCGTGCCCAGGGATACCTCTCCGAGGAGGACCTCCCCATCGAGGAGGGCAACGCCCCCAGTACTACCAGATGTCTCGATGGCAAGGAGCACGTCGCCTCGTCACGGGGTCCCAGGAATGGGGATGAACCCAAAAAGGCGTGCGAGGTCGTTATAAAAAACGAAGAGCATGATGGTGCCGATGATGGCCATCCCCACCTTCTGGATGATCTCCTGCTGACGCATGGAAAGGGAGCGGCCCCTCAGGGCCTCGATACCGAAGAGAACGAGATGCCCCCCGTCTAAGACCGGAATCGGAAGGAGGTTCAGAAGGCCCAGGTTGATGCTCAGTAACGCCATGAAAAAGAAGAGGTTGAGGAGCCCGAGTTCTGCCTGCTGGCCGGCCATCTGGGCTATCATGATAGGCCCACCGAGGCTCGATAAGGGAACGACCCGCTGGACGAGCTTCCAGAACCCCTGACCCGTGAGCACGATGATGTCCCAGGTACGGGTCCAGGCATGCCCGAAGGCGGACAAGGGATCGAGGCGCTCGATCTCGAGATTGCCTGCTGCGGAGATGCCAATGACCGGGGTGTTCACCTCCTCTCCGAAGATGTTTTTGAGCTTGTCCATGCGCGGGATGACGGAAACCTGGCGGATCTGCCCGTCTCTTTCGACCTGAAGCGAAATGGCGGCCCCTCCCCCGGCCCTGATTGCACGGGAGACCTCGTCCCATGTCCGGATCTCTTGGCCGTTTACAGAGCGGATGACGTCCCCTGAGACGAGTCCTGCGCCTGCCGCTGGAGAGCCCTGCTGGACCTCTCCGATGACCGGCAGGAGAATGGGATTTCCGTAGGCGAGAAAGATCACAAAGAAGATCGCCCATGCAAGGCCGAGATTCGAAAGCGGCCCAGCAGCCACGACCGCCGCCCGCTGCCAGACTGGGCGATGGGAAAAGGAAACGGGAATATCCCTGGGCTCGACCTGCTCCTGAGGGCTTTCACCGAGCATCTTTACAAAGCCACCGAGGGGGAAAAGGGATATGCAGTAATCCGTCCCACCTCTGACCACCCCCCAGATACGGTTCCCGAAGCCGATGGAAAACCTGAGGACACGGATCCCGAAGGCCCGGGCCACGAGAAAATGGCCGAGTTCGTGGACGAAAATGAGCACGCTCAAAACGAGGAGAAAGGACCAGATAGTCTTCATGTATGGGATACCTGCATGTTTTCTGAATCCGTGGGCCGTAGGCTTGTTCTGTGAAATCCGATAGAGAGATTTTCTCTGTATCCCCTGTGCTCCCTGCCTGCGCTGTGCAGGCGCTGCCAGTAGGTCTGTGGTGAGATTAAACCTGAATCCGTGAGCCTACGGCCGGGTATTTGTTTCGTGCGGCAAATAGTCCATGTCCATGGGGACAGATTTGCCGTTCGAGCCCCGTCCATGGGCGCCTCCATCCACAAATACACCGGTCGTAGGCTTATGCTGTGAAATCGAAAGGTTGAGTGCATATCTCACGGATTTAGGATTAAATTAAGGTGTTTTCCATCGTGTGGACGACATGTTCCGCCCGGAGCCGCGCCAATGCATCTGCCCGCAGCACAGTGTCCAGGTCGTCGATCGCCTCGACTGGGAACCCGTCAAGGACATCTTCGACCACCCGGGCAATGGCCGTAAAGCCGATCCTCTTGTGCAGAAAGGCCTCCACCGCTACCTCGTTTGCGGCGTTGAGGGCGGTCGTTGCGGTTCCACCCACCTGGGCCGCCCTGTAAGCAAGGCCGAGGCATGGAAATCTCTCCCGGTCCGGAGGCTCGAAGGTGAGCCTGCCGACGGAAACAAGATCAAGACGGGGCACTGCGGGCAGATCCATCCTCTCCGGCCAGGAGAGGGCGCAGGCTATGGGTATCCGCATGTCCGGGACCCCGAGCTGGGCCATGACAGAACCATCCCGAAACTCCACCAGGGAATGCACGATACTTTCGGGATGCACAAGGATCTCGATCCGATCCACTGGGATGTGGAAGAGATGACTGGCCTCGATGAGCTCAAGCCCCTTGTTCATAAGGGTTGCGGAATCCACTGTGATCTTTGCGCCCATGGTCCAATTGGGATGGCGTATGGCCTCTTCCGGGGTGACCCTTTCCAGGTCGAAACGGCCTTTTTCCCGAAAAGGTCCGCCAGAGGCGGTCAGAAGGATGCGCGAGACATCCGAGGCGCGGTTTCCAGCAAGACACTGGAAGATGGCGGAGTGTTCACTGTCCACTGGAAGAATGGTCACGCCCTTTTTCCGTGCGCGCTCCATGACAAAGGGACCGGCTGCCACGAGGGTCTCCTTGTTGGCAAGGGCCACGGCCTTGCCCGCCTCTATGGCTGCCAAGGTAGGGACGAGGCCAGCGGCCCCCACCATGGCGGAAACGACCATGTGGGCCTCCTCCATGGAGGCAACCGCTGTGTAGCCCTCTTTGCCGAAAAGGACCTCAGGCGCAGAGGCCCCGCACAGGGATCGCACCTCGTCGGCGAGATCTTGCGACATGACCGCTACGATCCTGGGACGAAAGGTCCGTATCTGTTCCACAAGAAGCCTGACGTTTTGCCCGGCGGCGAGGCCCACGACTCCATACGCCCCTTGCGAACGGGATATCACGTCGAGAACGCCCCGCCCGACGGATCCAGTGGAGCCCAGGATCGAGATGCGTTTCATCGGGGTCACGTGAGCGAGACCCCACGCCTGAGAAGAAATATCACGATCCAATAAAAGAAGGGGGCGGCCATGAGCACGGCATCCAGCCGGTCCAGGACCCCTCCATGTCCAGGAAGGATCCTGCCCGAGTCCTTCACCCCTACAGAACGCTTGACCACGGACTCGGCTAAGTCTCCCGTCTGCCCCACACATCCGAGCAGGAGGGCGATGAGGACCAGCAGCCTGGGATCGGCCTCTGGAAACCAGAAAAACCAGAGGACCACGGCCATGACGGCATTGGCGGCAAGGCCTCCGACAGCACCCTCCAGGGTCTTCCCCGCGCTCACACGGGGACACAGCTTGTGTCGCCCCATGGTGCACCCGACATAATACGCCGCCACATCCCCTGAAAAGATCACCAAAAGGAGAAAAAGCACGAGTTCCCTCCCTCCGGGCAGACCCCGCAAAAGAGCGATGTGGACGGTTGTGATCCCCATGTAGAAAATGGCAAAAAGGACCTTTGACCATGCCTCCACCGGAGAATCCCACCTGCTGATGGACAGGACGAAAAAACATGCGGTCACGAAAAGGACCAATCCGAAGGCGAGGATTACGGCGCCAGGGTCCTGGAAATACACGGCCGCAAGGGGGGGAAGGATGCCGATGGCCGCAGCGCCTGCCACAAGGGTTCGGTCCTGGGGAAAAAGCATACCCAGAAACTCGAGGAGGCCCACGGCGCAGACCACGGCAAAAAGACCGGCGAACATGCCCCAACCTCCCTGCCACAGGATGAGCAGGATCACGGGGCCAAGTATTCCACCCGTTATGATGCGGTTACGGTGCGAGACAAGCAACCTGCTCTCCGGTGAGACCGAACCGACGCTCCCGCCCCTGATACTCCCGAAGGGCGGCAAGGAGCTCCTCCCGTCCAAAATCGGGCCAGAGCGCCTGTGTGACATACAGCTCGGTGTAGGCGGCCTGAAAAAGGAGAAAATTGCTGAGCCGGTACTCCCCGCTCGTCCGGATGAGGAGATCCGGATCAGGAAGCCCTTTGGTAAAAAGGTGTTTTGCCACGGCCCGCTCGTCAATATCTGCAGGGAGCATCTCGCCGCGCAGGCATTTTTCGGCAAGGAGACGGACGGCGCGTGCGATCTCAGCGCGGGCGCCATAACTGATTGCAAGATTCAGGATCATCCCCTTGCAGGAAGAGGTCCGCTCGATCGTCTCCCTCAGCCTCTCCTGAACGCGTGGCGGAATTCGGTCCACATCCCCAATGACCCGCAGAGAGATGTCATTGGTCACCAGCTCGTCGAGTTCGGAAGAGAGATAATCATACAGGAGATCCATGAGGGCATGGACCTCGTCCGGAGGGCGACGCCAGTTTTCCTGGGAAAAGGCATAGAGGGTAAGGACGCGGATCCCGAATTCTCTGGCGGCCCTAACGGTCTTACGAACGGCCTTCGCCCCCTGCCGATGCCCCATGATGCGGGGAAGGCCCCTTCTGCGCGCCCACCGCCCATTGCCGTCCATGATGATGGCAACATGCTCAGGGATGCGAAAAAGATCGGCAGGAAGGGTCATGAATGAGACGAAAGACCTCCTCAGAACTCCAGGATCTCCCTTTCCTTGTCCGTGAGGATCCTGTCAACCTTTTTGATGAATCCATCCGTGACCTTCTGGACCTCGTCCTGCAACCTGAAAAGATCGTCCTCGGAAATGGCCTTGTCCTTCTTACCGGCCTTGAGCTGCTCGATGGCGTCCCTGCGGATGTTCCGCAAGGCGACTCGGCATTCCTCCCCCATCTTCTTTACGAGTTTTACGAGGTCTTTTCTTCGGGATTCGGACAGGGGGGGAATGGCGATACGGATCACCTTGCCGTCGCACGATGGTGTCAGGCCAAGCTCTGATTTGAGAATCGCCTTTTCGATATGTCCGATGACCGTGGCGTCCCAGGGCTGGACAGTGATAAGACGGCTCTCCGGGACGGAAACGCTCGCAAGCTGGGAGATGGGCATAGAAGAGCCGTAATATTCCACCCGGATCCCA contains:
- the tsaB gene encoding tRNA (adenosine(37)-N6)-threonylcarbamoyltransferase complex dimerization subunit type 1 TsaB, whose protein sequence is MLLAIETSGSTGGVALLDGEVLLGEVSLGTRETYSRRLIPMAEWLLARVGVTWQEIRYIAVGIGPGSFTGLRIGLAMAKGFAYSLGVPLYGIPSLDALASHVSAAPGEIVCPVLDARKSQVYGAWYRINGETGLPVPDSPPLALAPARLVSLLPAQGRIFFLGDGFVRYASIFQDALGDRVVPVPGHLAHPRAATVGFIASREVSRGKPPHDIMSLEPLYIRPSDAEITCAAREGVRSVASQKRGGRGDVR
- the rseP gene encoding RIP metalloprotease RseP; the protein is MKTIWSFLLVLSVLIFVHELGHFLVARAFGIRVLRFSIGFGNRIWGVVRGGTDYCISLFPLGGFVKMLGESPQEQVEPRDIPVSFSHRPVWQRAAVVAAGPLSNLGLAWAIFFVIFLAYGNPILLPVIGEVQQGSPAAGAGLVSGDVIRSVNGQEIRTWDEVSRAIRAGGGAAISLQVERDGQIRQVSVIPRMDKLKNIFGEEVNTPVIGISAAGNLEIERLDPLSAFGHAWTRTWDIIVLTGQGFWKLVQRVVPLSSLGGPIMIAQMAGQQAELGLLNLFFFMALLSINLGLLNLLPIPVLDGGHLVLFGIEALRGRSLSMRQQEIIQKVGMAIIGTIMLFVFYNDLARLFGFIPIPGTP
- a CDS encoding 1-deoxy-D-xylulose-5-phosphate reductoisomerase — its product is MKRISILGSTGSVGRGVLDVISRSQGAYGVVGLAAGQNVRLLVEQIRTFRPRIVAVMSQDLADEVRSLCGASAPEVLFGKEGYTAVASMEEAHMVVSAMVGAAGLVPTLAAIEAGKAVALANKETLVAAGPFVMERARKKGVTILPVDSEHSAIFQCLAGNRASDVSRILLTASGGPFREKGRFDLERVTPEEAIRHPNWTMGAKITVDSATLMNKGLELIEASHLFHIPVDRIEILVHPESIVHSLVEFRDGSVMAQLGVPDMRIPIACALSWPERMDLPAVPRLDLVSVGRLTFEPPDRERFPCLGLAYRAAQVGGTATTALNAANEVAVEAFLHKRIGFTAIARVVEDVLDGFPVEAIDDLDTVLRADALARLRAEHVVHTMENTLI
- a CDS encoding phosphatidate cytidylyltransferase; protein product: MLVSHRNRIITGGILGPVILLILWQGGWGMFAGLFAVVCAVGLLEFLGMLFPQDRTLVAGAAAIGILPPLAAVYFQDPGAVILAFGLVLFVTACFFVLSISRWDSPVEAWSKVLFAIFYMGITTVHIALLRGLPGGRELVLFLLLVIFSGDVAAYYVGCTMGRHKLCPRVSAGKTLEGAVGGLAANAVMAVVLWFFWFPEADPRLLVLIALLLGCVGQTGDLAESVVKRSVGVKDSGRILPGHGGVLDRLDAVLMAAPFFYWIVIFLLRRGVSLT
- a CDS encoding isoprenyl transferase; the encoded protein is MTLPADLFRIPEHVAIIMDGNGRWARRRGLPRIMGHRQGAKAVRKTVRAAREFGIRVLTLYAFSQENWRRPPDEVHALMDLLYDYLSSELDELVTNDISLRVIGDVDRIPPRVQERLRETIERTSSCKGMILNLAISYGARAEIARAVRLLAEKCLRGEMLPADIDERAVAKHLFTKGLPDPDLLIRTSGEYRLSNFLLFQAAYTELYVTQALWPDFGREELLAALREYQGRERRFGLTGEQVACLAP
- the frr gene encoding ribosome recycling factor: MKAVVSETQSRMEKAIEAFVKELSRIRTGRATPALLDGIRVEYYGSSMPISQLASVSVPESRLITVQPWDATVIGHIEKAILKSELGLTPSCDGKVIRIAIPPLSESRRKDLVKLVKKMGEECRVALRNIRRDAIEQLKAGKKDKAISEDDLFRLQDEVQKVTDGFIKKVDRILTDKEREILEF